One Glycine max cultivar Williams 82 chromosome 6, Glycine_max_v4.0, whole genome shotgun sequence DNA segment encodes these proteins:
- the LOC100786200 gene encoding cytochrome P450 734A1 encodes MMMEEFKILFVFLMTLLLVLKVTISLWWRPRKIEGHFSNQGIRGPPYRFFIGNVKELVGMMMKASEKPMPFSHNILPRVLSFYHHWKKIYGATFLVWFGPTVRVTISDPDLIREIFTSKSELYEKNESPPLVKQLEGDGLLSLKGEKWAHHRKIISPTFHMENLKMLIPIMATSVVEMLEKWKAMAEEKGEVEIEVSECFQTLTEDVITRTAFGSSYEDGKAVFRLQAQQMVLAADAFQKVFIPGYRFFPTRRNINSWKLDKEIKKSLVKIIERRRKENACGKEETKRPTDLLGLMIWASNNNNNTTSNVNVTVDDIVEECKTFFFAGKHTTSNLLTWTTILLAMHPQWQIRAREELVSVCGARHIPTKEDLAKLKTLSMIVNESLRLYPPTIATIRRTKADVELGPYKIPCGTELLIPILAVHHDQATWGSNATEFNPGRFSNGVSRAARLPFAFIPFGLGARTCIGQNLALLQTKLTLAVMVRGFNFRLAPTYQHAPTVLMLLYPQYGAPIRFQPIPAPTVNCY; translated from the exons ATGATGATGGAAGAGTTTAAGATTCTTTTTGTCTTTCTCATGACTTTGCTACTTGTGCTCAAGGTCACAATCTCGCTCTGGTGGAGACCAAGGAAAATTGAGGGCCATTTCTCCAACCAAGGAATCAGAGGACCCCCTTATCGTTTCTTCATTGGGAATGTGAAAGAACTCGTGGGAATGATGATGAAAGCTTCCGAAAAACCCATGCCTTTCTCTCACAACATTCTCCCAAGAGTGCTTTCTTTCTACCACCACTGGAAGAAAATTTacg GTGCAACATTCCTTGTATGGTTTGGACCCACTGTTCGAGTCACCATCTCTGATCCAGACCTCATCCGGGAAATCTTCACCTCCAAGTCAGAATTATATGAGAAAAACGAATCTCCCCCACTTGTGAAGCAGCTTGAAGGTGATGGACTCCTTAGCCTCAAAGGAGAAAAATGGGCTCACCACAGAAAAATCATCTCTCCCACCTTTCATATGGAAAACCTCAAA ATGTTGATACCGATTATGGCAACAAGCGTGGTTGAGATGTTGGAGAAGTGGAAGGCAATGGCAGAGGAGAAGGGTGAGGTGGAAATCGAAGTTTCGGAGTGTTTTCAAACCTTAACAGAAGATGTCATTACTAGGACAGCGTTTGGGAGCAGCTACGAAGATGGCAAAGCCGTTTTTCGGTTACAAGCCCAACAAATGGTCCTAGCAGCTGATGCCTTCCAGAAAGTGTTCATTCCAGGTTAtag ATTCTTCCCCACGAGGAGGAATATAAATTCTTGGAAACTGGACAAGGAAATCAAGAAATCGTTGGTGAAGATCATCGAACGACGAAGAAAAGAGAATGCGTGtgggaaagaagaaacaaaaaggcCAACGGATTTGCTGGGGCTCATGATTTGGgcttccaacaacaacaacaacaccaccTCCAATGTGAACGTAACGGTGGATGACATAGTGGAAGAGTGCAAAACCTTTTTCTTCGCAGGCAAACACACCACTTCGAATTTGCTAACGTGGACCACGATCCTGCTCGCGATGCATCCGCAGTGGCAGATACGGGCACGTGAGGAGCTCGTGAGTGTGTGCGGTGCACGTCACATCCCCACCAAGGAGGATCTTGCCAAGCTTAAGACA CTGAGCATGATCGTGAACGAGTCTCTGAGGCTCTACCCTCCCACAATCGCGACCATTAGAAGAACAAAAGCCGACGTGGAGCTAGGGCCGTACAAGATCCCGTGCGGGACGGAGCTCCTGATCCCCATCCTGGCCGTGCACCACGACCAGGCCACGTGGGGCAGCAACGCGACCGAGTTCAACCCGGGTCGCTTCTCGAACGGCGTGTCCCGCGCCGCGCGCCTCCCTTTCGCCTTCATCCCCTTCGGCCTCGGCGCCCGCACCTGCATCGGCCAGAACCTCGCACTTCTCCAGACCAAACTCACCCTCGCCGTCATGGTTCGAGGTTTCAACTTCAGGCTGGCGCCGACTTATCAACACGCGCCAACGGTTCTCATGCTGCTCTACCCTCAATATGGTGCACCAATCCGTTTCCAACCAATACCCGCACCCACTGTGAATTGTTACTGA